The Salvelinus namaycush isolate Seneca chromosome 28, SaNama_1.0, whole genome shotgun sequence genome contains a region encoding:
- the fosl2 gene encoding fos-related antigen 2 isoform X1, whose protein sequence is MYQDYSVNYDTSSCGSSTSPVQPESFTSGSSTIGSPISTSSYQKYRVDMPGSSSAFIPTINAITTSQDLQWMVQPTVITSMSNPYSRSHPYGHHLSNGPGLLGHTTLARPGVIRSIGDTRGRRRRDEQLTPEEEEKRRVRRERNKLAAAKCRNRRRELTETLQGETEELEDEKADLQKEIETLQKEKDKLEFMLVAHNPMCKLPPDDRHQGGHHHQQQCAPLPLTMRNNLCPRGPINPVVVKQEPQEDDEDGKSQRSVIKPICLGGGGGIYCDSDSLNTPVVAASTPASTPSAPSLIFTYPSMLESESPSPSSESCSKAHRRSSSSGDQSSDSLNSPTLLAL, encoded by the exons ATGTACCAGGACTACTCCGTGAACTACGACACCTCGTCCTGCGGCAGCAGCACTTCGCCGGTCCAGCCAGAGTCGTTCACAAGCGGCAGCAGCACGATCGGCAGTCCGATCTCTACCTCAAGCTACCAG AAATACCGGGTCGACATGCCTGGCTCTAGCAGTGCCTTCATCCCTACGATAAACGCCATCACGACCAGCCAGGACCTGCAGTGGATGGTACAGCCCACAGTGATCACCTCTATGTCCAACCCGTATTCACGCTCCCACCCTTATGGCCACCACCTCTCCAACGGCCCCGGGCTCCTGGGACACACCACCCTGGCCCGTCCGGGTGTCATCCGCTCCATTGGGGACACCCGCGGACGCCGCAGGAGAGATGAGCAG CTTACCCctgaagaagaggagaagaggagggtgaGACGCGAGAGGAACAAGTTGGCTGCCGCCAAGTGCCGCAACCGCAGACGGGAACTCACTGAGACGCTCCAAGGA GAGACTGAGGAGCTGGAGGACGAGAAGGCTGATCTACAGAAAGAGATCGAGACACTGCAGAAGGAGAAGGACAAGTTGGAGTTTATGCTGGTGGCCCACAACCCCATGTGCAAACTGCCCCCCGACGATCGCCACCAGGGGggccaccaccaccagcagcagtgCGCTCCTCTCCCGCTGACCATGCGCAACAATCTGTGTCCCCGAGGCCCCATCAACCCCGTTGTGGTGAAGCAAGAACCACAAGAGGACGACGAGGACGGCAAGTCCCAGCGCTCCGTCATCAAGCCCATCTGTCTTGGCGGAGGTGGTGGGATTTACTGCGATAGCGACAGCCTCAACACTCCGGTGGTGGCCGCCTCCACCCCGGCCTCCACACCCAGCGCCCCTAGCCTCATCTTCACCTACCCCAGCATGCTGGAGTCCGAGAGCCCCTCGCCGTCCTCAGAGTCCTGCTCCAAAGCCCACCggcgcagcagcagcagcggggaTCAGTCTTCAGACTCCCTCAACTCACCTACCCTCCTGGCCCTCTGA
- the fosl2 gene encoding fos-related antigen 2 isoform X2 gives MPGSSSAFIPTINAITTSQDLQWMVQPTVITSMSNPYSRSHPYGHHLSNGPGLLGHTTLARPGVIRSIGDTRGRRRRDEQLTPEEEEKRRVRRERNKLAAAKCRNRRRELTETLQGETEELEDEKADLQKEIETLQKEKDKLEFMLVAHNPMCKLPPDDRHQGGHHHQQQCAPLPLTMRNNLCPRGPINPVVVKQEPQEDDEDGKSQRSVIKPICLGGGGGIYCDSDSLNTPVVAASTPASTPSAPSLIFTYPSMLESESPSPSSESCSKAHRRSSSSGDQSSDSLNSPTLLAL, from the exons ATGCCTGGCTCTAGCAGTGCCTTCATCCCTACGATAAACGCCATCACGACCAGCCAGGACCTGCAGTGGATGGTACAGCCCACAGTGATCACCTCTATGTCCAACCCGTATTCACGCTCCCACCCTTATGGCCACCACCTCTCCAACGGCCCCGGGCTCCTGGGACACACCACCCTGGCCCGTCCGGGTGTCATCCGCTCCATTGGGGACACCCGCGGACGCCGCAGGAGAGATGAGCAG CTTACCCctgaagaagaggagaagaggagggtgaGACGCGAGAGGAACAAGTTGGCTGCCGCCAAGTGCCGCAACCGCAGACGGGAACTCACTGAGACGCTCCAAGGA GAGACTGAGGAGCTGGAGGACGAGAAGGCTGATCTACAGAAAGAGATCGAGACACTGCAGAAGGAGAAGGACAAGTTGGAGTTTATGCTGGTGGCCCACAACCCCATGTGCAAACTGCCCCCCGACGATCGCCACCAGGGGggccaccaccaccagcagcagtgCGCTCCTCTCCCGCTGACCATGCGCAACAATCTGTGTCCCCGAGGCCCCATCAACCCCGTTGTGGTGAAGCAAGAACCACAAGAGGACGACGAGGACGGCAAGTCCCAGCGCTCCGTCATCAAGCCCATCTGTCTTGGCGGAGGTGGTGGGATTTACTGCGATAGCGACAGCCTCAACACTCCGGTGGTGGCCGCCTCCACCCCGGCCTCCACACCCAGCGCCCCTAGCCTCATCTTCACCTACCCCAGCATGCTGGAGTCCGAGAGCCCCTCGCCGTCCTCAGAGTCCTGCTCCAAAGCCCACCggcgcagcagcagcagcggggaTCAGTCTTCAGACTCCCTCAACTCACCTACCCTCCTGGCCCTCTGA